The nucleotide sequence TTTGCCTTCACTGTGGTTTGTTTTGAACTCATTCTTTCAGAATGTGAGACATTTTAACTAGTCAACTTTGTCAGCTGCAGATTATTGATTGGACTGGATACCACATTCCTCTTTTATATGCTTGCACGGAGGAGTTGGGACTTGAGAGCTCCATTCATTCACAAGTTACAGATCTATTTGAGGTGAGAATGGTTACTCCCAATCAGTTCCCTTCTCTAGCTTCTCGAGTTTACATAACCTGATCATGGTGTTATGCCTTTGACTTTTTAGTTTCCTTTCATAAATTAATTGCTGAGAATGCTGAGCTTGCTATATTGTGTATAACATAACAAATGAAACACATGTTATGCCTTTGATTTCTTGATCTTCTTTCTTAATTAATTGCTGAGAATGCTGAGCTTACCATATTGTGTATAACATAACAAACGAAACACATGTTATGCCTTTGATTTCTTGATTTCCTTTCTTAAATTAATTTCTGAGAATGCTGAGCTTATCATATTGTGTATAACATAACAAAGGAAACACATGCCAGTGACTCTTTCTTACAAGGCAGACTTCAAGTAAAAGCCAAAAGATCGAACCAAACGCATTAGGTTAATTCGTTAATGCAATGAGAAAAAATATATCTTATTTGAGCATTTGATTCTTTAAAACTGTGGAATTACATTTTTCACTATGTAATCGGTTGCTATCCTATAAACCCTCTCTGTTGGGTGCACCGCATCATAAAATACATAGGATGACGCATTCCTGCAGATAGGGGTAAATCTGTTGCAAAGTATTCCGACCTCTGTGAGCCCAGTCCCACAACATCCCAGTGTTGTCTCTGTAAATCCTGTTATCATGGCAAAGTCGATGAGAACTGGTATAATTACAAGAAAGCATGTAGGGTGACAAGAATAACTCAAACTGATAACTCTGCTTTCTGCCATTAAACTGTTAGCTTTTTGGCTTTCTTCTAAAAGCTTCTAGTTGTACATGGCCAAGTATATCACCATGCTTTAATAATTCTTCTTTGGCTAGGATTATGATGCAATCTTGGTGTTTTCCAGCTGAACTAACTATTTGTAGCTTGCTAATTCTGATTTAGCTACTATTACTCAGTGTAGTTAGTTCTGAATAAAAACACCAAGAAAGCAGTAGTTAGTTCTTGGTGTTTTTATTCAGAACTGATTACTGCTTTCTTGGTGTTTTTATTCAGAAATAACTAATCAGTGTAGTTAGTTCTGAATAAAAACACCAAGAAAGCATATTAATCATAGCTAAAGCAGAATTAGCAAGCTACCGTGGAGTATTAGTGATCTTAGAGGTGTCCACTGTTACTAGATATAAGTTGGGAATCATGACATTTACTTGAAAACGTACCATATTTATTGGTGCCCTGAAGGATCACCGTCAAAGCTTCGTAGGCGTTCAAGTACACAATTTTGCTTCCTCTGAGTGAGCCTTGTAATGTTGGAATCAACTTCTGAAGTTTGGAGTTGTAGACCTGGGCCTCACTGTTCTGCTCATCGACACAGCCCCTCTCAAGGTCTCCACTCAATGTGATCTGCAAGGGTATGCAGCCAAATGGAGGAAGACCTGCCAAGATGAACTGCCGCCCCCCGAGGTTATACAGCTCCTGCATTCCAGTTCAGGTTTTATTATTTTGAGAAAATAAACATAGTTGTGGTTTATATGTTACAGAATACTTATAACAGAAGCAGCTTGGTAGACAAAGACCCAGAATTGCCTAATTTTACCTTGACATGAGCACGCACCAACTGGAGCACAGTATCTTGGTATTCACCAATGCCCAGCCTCCTCCTCGATGAACGGTAGTAATGAGTGAAATCATTGGTTCCCGCGTTGATGAACATCAGAGAGCTGGCAATGATCCTGGCAGCCTCCTTGTCCCCGGCGATGCTCCTGAGGCGAGGAAGGTACTCGTCCC is from Triticum aestivum cultivar Chinese Spring chromosome 3A, IWGSC CS RefSeq v2.1, whole genome shotgun sequence and encodes:
- the LOC123062473 gene encoding GDSL esterase/lipase At2g31540, producing the protein MQKNKSIQYSFRARNATILLQEDVSESQRISRIFCRVITSHSRCSRNIIPKDQLQRPRTSAQARTSPMAHPAILLLALLLLLASPAISSTKRTQQPKFPAIFYFGDSIFDTGNNNHIPTLGLANHPPYGRDFPGSRPTGRFSNGRLVPDLLNERLQLKEFAPPFLDRSLSDKDIMTGVNFASAGSGFDDRTSHLANTMPLSAQVDLFRDEYLPRLRSIAGDKEAARIIASSLMFINAGTNDFTHYYRSSRRRLGIGEYQDTVLQLVRAHVKELYNLGGRQFILAGLPPFGCIPLQITLSGDLERGCVDEQNSEAQVYNSKLQKLIPTLQGSLRGSKIVYLNAYEALTVILQGTNKYGFTETTLGCCGTGLTEVGILCNRFTPICRNASSYVFYDAVHPTERVYRIATDYIVKNVIPQF